A window of Pirellula sp. SH-Sr6A contains these coding sequences:
- a CDS encoding alpha/beta hydrolase: MVGELVSTETVDGVRLDGFWVRGSSDDCWLVTHGVNGNFYGSSLLKEFAQTLSFTGSHVLLVNSRGHDIVSFNSGSVPMRLGSQYEMIYQSLSDLNAWESFCREHGIRLLGIGAHSLGALKTAYWLSESLGVGVERYISLSPPRLSTSILAEDPKRGEVFCKDLQLAKELCESGKSDQVIRVRYPLPNWLSAATFLDKYGSNDRYDYFGWLEKISQQTLWVFGESEVRNGSGNFRDADLNLSHRFAEKSLYHHSVEVIEGGDHSYRGVRQPLWQTITSWLTRSL; encoded by the coding sequence ATGGTGGGTGAGTTAGTCAGTACGGAGACCGTCGATGGCGTAAGGCTCGATGGGTTTTGGGTACGAGGGAGTTCCGACGATTGCTGGTTGGTAACACACGGTGTCAATGGAAATTTCTACGGTTCCAGTTTGCTGAAGGAGTTCGCACAGACACTTTCCTTTACTGGGTCCCACGTTCTGTTGGTCAACTCTCGCGGGCATGACATCGTCTCATTCAATTCGGGATCTGTTCCGATGCGTTTGGGATCCCAATACGAAATGATTTACCAATCGCTAAGTGACTTGAACGCTTGGGAGTCGTTTTGCCGAGAACATGGGATACGACTCCTAGGAATCGGAGCGCATAGCTTGGGCGCGTTAAAAACGGCGTACTGGCTATCGGAATCCCTCGGAGTTGGGGTGGAGCGATACATCTCGCTTTCTCCGCCTCGACTAAGTACTTCCATTTTGGCGGAGGATCCCAAACGGGGCGAAGTCTTTTGCAAGGATCTACAACTGGCGAAAGAGTTATGCGAATCAGGCAAATCAGATCAGGTGATTCGGGTTCGCTATCCTCTGCCGAACTGGCTTTCGGCGGCAACCTTTTTGGATAAATACGGATCGAACGATCGCTACGATTATTTCGGGTGGCTCGAGAAGATTTCCCAGCAGACATTGTGGGTCTTCGGGGAATCGGAAGTACGGAACGGGTCTGGCAATTTCCGCGACGCGGACTTGAACTTATCGCATCGGTTTGCAGAGAAATCCCTCTATCATCATTCCGTCGAAGTCATTGAGGGAGGGGATCATTCGTACCGAGGAGTACGCCAACCTTTGTGGCAGACGATTACCAGCTGGTTGACACGGTCGCTTTAG
- a CDS encoding aldehyde dehydrogenase family protein yields MLTLNPLRWGKQYKSLEFQDVIHFDTGEPIARIGQVNGSMVQMDIRKADNARKALRKLPIVDLIERCKKAAYLFEHETLPLGDGVQSVDDFVHQQSASTGLPEIMCRNNMQKNCFVLSNMDKILDALTRGLNPEIFSRGFGEEGRNVIVSYQCQTPVLGAVLPNNSPGVHTLWLPAVPLQVGLVLKPGSQEPWTPYRMISAFIEAGIPAEAFCLYPGGHDVGSTLLSKCSRSMIFGSAQTVEQYSGNPRVQAHGPGFSKILLGDDIVDAWEDYLDVMVESVVINSGRGCINASGVWASRHTKEIAEALAARLGPVDISSPTDPKAALAAFTNKNMATGTWGMIQQDLAESGVTDMTASYGERLIEKEHCAYLRPMVVHADSPQRGVAMKEYMFPFVSVVQCPQKDMIKSIGQTLVGTAITNDEAWIDDLTNAINIDRLNIGPIPTSRLNWLQPHEGNLIDFLFRSRAYQVAPTRVPAAV; encoded by the coding sequence ATGTTAACACTCAATCCGCTTCGCTGGGGTAAGCAATACAAGTCGTTGGAATTCCAGGACGTCATCCATTTCGACACAGGGGAGCCAATTGCTCGCATTGGACAAGTCAACGGGTCCATGGTTCAAATGGACATCCGAAAGGCTGACAACGCGAGGAAGGCATTGCGCAAGCTGCCGATCGTCGATCTTATCGAGCGATGCAAGAAAGCGGCTTATCTGTTCGAACACGAGACGCTTCCATTGGGAGATGGCGTTCAATCGGTCGACGACTTCGTACATCAGCAGTCGGCCAGCACGGGACTTCCAGAGATCATGTGCCGCAACAACATGCAGAAGAACTGCTTTGTGTTGAGCAATATGGACAAGATCCTGGATGCACTGACACGCGGTCTCAATCCTGAGATCTTCTCGCGCGGTTTCGGGGAAGAAGGACGCAATGTGATTGTAAGTTATCAATGCCAAACTCCGGTGCTGGGTGCTGTTCTTCCGAACAACTCTCCTGGTGTTCACACCCTCTGGCTTCCCGCAGTTCCGCTCCAAGTGGGATTGGTACTCAAACCAGGATCGCAGGAGCCATGGACACCTTACCGCATGATCAGCGCGTTCATTGAAGCGGGGATTCCGGCCGAGGCATTTTGCTTGTATCCCGGCGGGCATGACGTCGGTTCCACCTTGTTGAGCAAGTGTTCGAGGAGCATGATTTTTGGAAGTGCGCAAACGGTCGAACAGTATTCCGGCAACCCACGCGTCCAAGCCCACGGTCCCGGCTTCTCGAAGATTTTGCTTGGAGATGACATCGTCGATGCTTGGGAAGATTATCTGGATGTGATGGTCGAAAGCGTGGTCATCAATTCAGGGCGAGGATGCATCAATGCGTCCGGTGTTTGGGCGTCTCGTCACACGAAGGAAATCGCGGAAGCGCTGGCTGCAAGACTTGGACCAGTCGATATCTCGTCACCGACTGATCCGAAGGCCGCACTGGCAGCCTTCACGAACAAGAACATGGCGACGGGGACATGGGGAATGATCCAACAGGATTTGGCCGAATCGGGAGTGACCGACATGACCGCATCCTACGGTGAGCGACTGATTGAGAAAGAGCATTGCGCGTATCTTCGCCCGATGGTGGTGCATGCGGATTCTCCGCAGCGAGGCGTCGCGATGAAAGAGTACATGTTCCCATTCGTATCGGTCGTACAATGTCCGCAAAAGGATATGATCAAATCGATTGGCCAGACGTTGGTGGGGACTGCCATCACGAACGACGAGGCATGGATCGACGATCTGACCAACGCGATAAACATCGATCGGTTGAACATCGGACCTATTCCAACGAGTCGCTTGAATTGGCTGCAACCGCACGAAGGGAATTTGATTGATTTCCTCTTCCGGTCGCGAGCCTATCAAGTCGCACCAACCCGCGTTCCTGCGGCGGTATAG
- a CDS encoding M50 family metallopeptidase: MFKTIYFGKLSGIGLYLHWTFWLLILYLFVSELGRGLGHAVATIGFVFTVFLCVFLHELGHAFSGRWFGVQTHDITLYPIGGVARMQSKDLTPFAELVIAACGPLVNLVIALAIAMSFVAKVNWDNATDIGSLGPWEHLFIVNVALFCFNLLPVYPMDGGRILRAILKFFVAKDVAIEWSARLGQVLSAGFGLYGLFTLQISIVIIFTIMFFVCSAELFQVRLKRTMDAGSNPWTPSPWGDPRNSRDGEGSGDIIDAEDVRRIR; the protein is encoded by the coding sequence ATGTTCAAAACCATTTACTTTGGAAAGCTATCGGGGATCGGACTTTATCTCCATTGGACGTTTTGGCTTCTCATTCTTTACTTGTTTGTGAGTGAGCTTGGCCGCGGCCTTGGGCATGCGGTGGCAACGATCGGGTTCGTATTCACCGTATTCCTATGCGTGTTCCTGCACGAACTTGGGCACGCCTTTTCCGGCCGATGGTTCGGCGTTCAGACACACGACATCACCCTTTATCCCATTGGGGGTGTCGCGAGAATGCAGTCAAAGGATCTCACGCCGTTTGCTGAATTGGTCATCGCCGCATGCGGTCCCTTGGTCAATTTGGTAATTGCGCTGGCGATCGCGATGAGTTTTGTCGCTAAAGTAAATTGGGACAATGCGACGGACATTGGCTCTTTAGGGCCCTGGGAGCATCTTTTCATCGTCAACGTCGCATTGTTCTGCTTCAATTTGCTCCCGGTCTATCCGATGGACGGGGGCCGAATTCTTCGCGCGATATTGAAATTCTTTGTCGCGAAGGATGTGGCCATTGAGTGGAGCGCTCGATTGGGGCAAGTCTTGTCTGCGGGGTTTGGACTGTACGGGCTGTTCACGCTTCAAATCTCCATCGTGATCATTTTCACGATCATGTTTTTCGTTTGCAGCGCCGAGCTGTTTCAGGTCCGCCTCAAGCGGACGATGGACGCAGGTTCAAATCCGTGGACGCCCAGCCCTTGGGGAGATCCTCGGAATTCAAGAGATGGAGAGGGATCGGGTGATATCATCGACGCGGAAGACGTGCGCCGAATTCGCTAA
- a CDS encoding bacterial transcriptional activator domain-containing protein translates to MTKLLQFYEKYLADSCGDPLSVVISAEENRNSLRWIDQVAAHYSPATLLRLLDSTDVQSRRAATWALCFLGNEHHYTPLGRLLRDESRIVRTSADESRRAIARRTQSPWHRKTAYQVEQLLADENYLRAEELASHLIDETDGRGDVYYLRAWIRFTRGDIEEASADCKRAIRLDPFSYQACVALGQCYWHLGNDGAARECYLESNRIYPDWEPARSAMEILAGNS, encoded by the coding sequence ATGACCAAGCTGCTCCAATTCTACGAAAAGTATCTTGCGGATTCCTGTGGGGACCCATTGTCTGTCGTGATTTCTGCGGAAGAAAATCGCAATTCTCTTCGATGGATCGATCAAGTCGCCGCGCATTACTCGCCAGCGACCTTGCTGCGATTGCTCGACTCCACCGACGTTCAAAGTCGCAGGGCCGCGACATGGGCTCTCTGCTTTTTGGGGAATGAGCACCACTACACACCACTCGGTCGATTGCTAAGGGATGAGTCCCGAATCGTTCGAACATCCGCGGACGAATCTCGCCGCGCAATCGCGAGGAGAACTCAGAGCCCATGGCATCGTAAAACGGCTTATCAAGTCGAACAACTCTTGGCGGACGAGAACTATCTGCGTGCCGAGGAGTTGGCGAGTCACCTCATCGACGAAACCGATGGGCGAGGCGATGTCTACTATCTGCGAGCTTGGATCCGATTCACACGCGGGGACATCGAGGAGGCCTCCGCGGATTGCAAACGCGCCATTCGACTCGATCCATTCTCCTACCAAGCTTGCGTAGCGCTCGGGCAATGCTACTGGCACCTTGGCAACGACGGAGCTGCTCGCGAATGCTATCTGGAATCCAATCGAATCTACCCCGATTGGGAGCCTGCACGCTCCGCAATGGAAATCCTGGCTGGGAACTCTTAG
- a CDS encoding alpha/beta hydrolase: MKTLFFGLLIATSSLSHTVAQDSLHGLPLAFQDDFESGSGKWETTDPQSWFIKNEDGNKSFAINKRISDYQPKVRSPHNIALIKDLETDDVVITFRVKSTMDTGNHRDCCVFFGHRDPEHFYYVHLGAKPDPASGQIMIVDGEPRRPLTKNEKTVPWDDAWHQVKLVRKAAAGTIEVYFDDMEKPHLSVVDKTFGKGRVGIGSFDDMNAFDDVRVYAKKQAPASAERKFPARPEPTVADFVYGNDSERQRFDFWKAKSDKPTPVVLLIHGGGWVNGDKKSYGANIINKYLDAGISVASVNYRFIAQAMEQQVEPPVKAPVTDAARVVQTLRSKSKEWNIDPARIGATGGSAGACTSLWLALHDDLADPKSADPIARESTRLTCIGVTGAQTSLDPVQLRQWIGNSIYGGHAFGFAAKGRTRPQEFELLLANREKVLPWIREYSPYELVSQDDPAIFLEYPNQKKPPVFGGDESDPTHSAMYGIEFQKHCKKVGVACELVFPGNSDSQFTNMHDFLIHHLSQKGSE; the protein is encoded by the coding sequence ATGAAGACGCTGTTCTTTGGACTCTTGATTGCCACGAGTTCGTTGAGCCACACCGTGGCACAAGATTCCTTGCATGGTTTACCTCTTGCGTTTCAAGATGATTTCGAAAGCGGATCGGGCAAATGGGAAACGACCGATCCCCAGAGTTGGTTTATCAAGAATGAAGATGGAAACAAATCCTTTGCCATCAACAAGCGGATCAGCGACTACCAGCCCAAGGTAAGAAGCCCGCACAACATCGCGTTGATCAAGGACCTGGAAACCGACGATGTGGTCATCACCTTCCGCGTGAAAAGCACGATGGACACAGGCAACCATCGCGACTGCTGCGTCTTTTTCGGTCATCGCGATCCCGAACACTTCTACTATGTGCATTTGGGAGCCAAGCCAGATCCAGCGAGTGGTCAGATCATGATCGTCGACGGAGAGCCTAGGCGACCTTTGACCAAGAATGAAAAAACCGTCCCTTGGGATGATGCATGGCATCAGGTCAAGTTGGTCCGCAAAGCGGCTGCGGGTACGATCGAAGTTTATTTCGACGATATGGAAAAACCACACCTAAGCGTTGTCGATAAAACGTTCGGCAAGGGGCGTGTTGGAATCGGATCGTTCGATGACATGAATGCGTTCGATGACGTCCGTGTGTACGCGAAGAAGCAGGCGCCAGCGTCTGCAGAAAGGAAATTTCCAGCTAGACCCGAGCCAACGGTCGCTGACTTCGTCTATGGAAACGACTCCGAGCGTCAGCGATTTGATTTTTGGAAAGCAAAATCCGATAAGCCAACCCCTGTTGTTCTGCTGATCCATGGCGGTGGGTGGGTGAATGGCGACAAGAAGAGCTATGGTGCCAATATCATCAACAAGTATCTGGACGCTGGCATCTCTGTTGCTTCGGTGAACTATCGTTTTATCGCGCAGGCGATGGAACAGCAGGTCGAGCCCCCTGTCAAAGCGCCAGTGACCGACGCGGCGCGCGTCGTACAGACCTTGCGAAGCAAATCCAAGGAATGGAACATTGACCCTGCTCGCATCGGTGCAACGGGAGGTTCGGCGGGAGCGTGCACATCTCTTTGGCTAGCCCTTCACGATGATCTGGCCGATCCGAAGAGCGCAGATCCGATTGCGCGCGAATCGACCCGTCTGACCTGTATTGGAGTAACCGGTGCCCAAACCTCGCTCGATCCCGTCCAACTGCGTCAGTGGATCGGCAATTCGATTTACGGCGGGCACGCCTTCGGGTTCGCGGCAAAGGGACGCACGAGACCGCAAGAGTTCGAGTTGCTTCTGGCCAATCGCGAGAAAGTCCTTCCGTGGATTCGCGAATACTCTCCCTATGAGTTGGTCAGCCAAGACGATCCGGCCATTTTCTTGGAATACCCGAATCAAAAGAAACCTCCTGTCTTCGGTGGAGATGAATCCGACCCAACCCATTCCGCCATGTATGGCATTGAATTCCAGAAGCACTGCAAAAAAGTGGGTGTTGCGTGCGAATTGGTTTTTCCGGGAAATAGCGATTCCCAGTTTACGAACATGCACGATTTCTTGATTCACCATTTGTCCCAAAAGGGTTCGGAATGA
- a CDS encoding PQQ-binding-like beta-propeller repeat protein — protein MIWRKPVCFAISVFVGMVITHDVNGDWPGILGPQRNGHASPNETLTESPKAKLSVRWEISAGQGFAGAAIAGGKACLFDREGADDRVRCIELSSGKELWQQKLPASYRGSINPDSGPRCVPAIVGTRLLLATASGDVSCLDWQTGRKIWHRPLRKEFGAEEGYFGAGSTPWIGTDRLIVNVGSKKAGIVCLKLEDGSTLWTATSADASYASPTAIEVGGESQVVVPTRLTTYGLNPATGEVLWEFPFGQRGPTVNAAMPIAVGKDGYLLTASYGIGTVLFRPGRSDANVLKKGDLLSSQYATPLFHKGYVFGSEGREDMGGSSYRCVDIGQGKVVWEKEAMPICHTLEVDQKLLVCGIDGQIWCIAPSEKGFEPKWGARLPAGTYRALPAFSGGRLLVKSDESWMAVEFTER, from the coding sequence ATGATTTGGCGGAAACCGGTTTGCTTCGCGATTTCGGTATTCGTAGGCATGGTGATCACCCACGATGTGAATGGGGACTGGCCGGGCATTCTCGGCCCACAGCGAAACGGTCACGCGAGCCCCAACGAGACGTTGACGGAGAGTCCCAAAGCCAAGCTCTCCGTACGATGGGAGATCTCAGCCGGACAGGGATTTGCTGGCGCCGCCATAGCGGGAGGCAAGGCATGCTTGTTTGATCGCGAGGGTGCAGATGATCGCGTTCGGTGCATCGAATTGTCTTCTGGTAAGGAATTGTGGCAGCAGAAGCTACCAGCCTCGTATCGTGGCAGTATCAATCCGGACTCTGGTCCACGATGTGTACCCGCGATCGTCGGGACCCGTCTCCTGTTGGCTACAGCCTCCGGCGACGTAAGCTGCTTGGACTGGCAAACGGGGAGAAAGATTTGGCATCGCCCTCTCCGTAAGGAGTTCGGTGCAGAGGAGGGTTATTTTGGAGCGGGCTCGACTCCATGGATTGGCACCGATCGACTCATCGTCAACGTCGGATCCAAAAAGGCGGGTATCGTGTGTCTGAAACTGGAGGATGGATCGACCCTATGGACAGCAACCAGTGCCGATGCCAGCTATGCCTCCCCTACTGCGATTGAGGTGGGTGGCGAATCGCAAGTCGTTGTCCCGACCCGGTTGACGACCTATGGCTTGAACCCAGCGACCGGAGAAGTGCTTTGGGAGTTTCCATTCGGACAACGCGGCCCGACCGTGAATGCTGCGATGCCGATCGCTGTTGGAAAGGATGGGTATTTGCTCACAGCCAGCTACGGGATAGGGACAGTCTTATTTCGCCCCGGACGGAGCGACGCGAATGTTCTCAAGAAAGGGGATTTATTAAGCAGTCAATACGCAACTCCTCTTTTCCATAAAGGGTACGTATTCGGGTCGGAAGGGCGTGAAGATATGGGAGGAAGCTCCTATCGATGCGTGGATATCGGACAAGGAAAGGTAGTGTGGGAGAAAGAAGCCATGCCAATCTGCCACACGCTCGAAGTCGACCAAAAGCTACTTGTTTGCGGAATCGATGGTCAAATTTGGTGTATCGCACCTTCGGAAAAAGGTTTTGAGCCCAAATGGGGGGCTCGATTGCCAGCGGGAACCTACCGTGCTTTGCCCGCGTTCTCGGGAGGGAGACTGCTTGTGAAATCCGATGAGTCTTGGATGGCGGTGGAGTTCACGGAGCGATGA
- a CDS encoding dual specificity protein phosphatase family protein — translation MKVQPWVAQALFWPTFAWNWTLGRVLRIRNWWDVIEDVVLLGARPLRRDIPILATEWNVTGVVNMCEEYCGPIDLYDRWKIEQLWLPTTDFNHPTLASVQRGVEFIQKHVESGGRVYVHCKAGRARSATVVLCWLVKYRGMSPDEAQQRLLQMRPHVNSSLPERPVVQEFCAELTAQSRGAI, via the coding sequence ATGAAAGTTCAGCCTTGGGTTGCTCAAGCCCTGTTCTGGCCCACGTTTGCATGGAACTGGACGTTGGGACGTGTCCTGCGCATTCGCAATTGGTGGGATGTGATCGAGGACGTCGTTCTGTTAGGTGCGAGACCGCTGCGACGTGACATTCCAATTCTTGCCACGGAGTGGAACGTGACGGGCGTTGTCAACATGTGCGAGGAGTATTGCGGTCCTATCGACTTGTACGACCGATGGAAAATCGAGCAACTGTGGCTCCCGACCACGGACTTCAATCATCCCACCCTGGCTTCGGTTCAACGCGGTGTTGAGTTTATCCAAAAGCACGTCGAGTCTGGGGGGCGAGTCTATGTCCACTGCAAAGCAGGCCGAGCCAGGAGTGCGACCGTCGTGTTATGCTGGTTGGTCAAGTATCGAGGAATGAGTCCCGACGAAGCCCAACAAAGGCTGCTTCAAATGCGGCCTCATGTGAATTCTTCGTTGCCCGAACGGCCTGTAGTGCAAGAATTTTGTGCCGAACTTACGGCGCAATCCCGAGGAGCAATCTAG
- a CDS encoding Glu/Leu/Phe/Val family dehydrogenase, translated as MRASESTNLYFQQAADHLKMPEWLRKLLLTPKREVTVQVAFERDNGMIETVQGFRVQHDNSRGPMKGGLRYHPAVDLDEVRALAALMTWKTAVVELPYGGAKGGIGIDPKTLSKKELERMTRVFVNEIHEIVGPDTDIPAPDMGTNFEVMSWFRNQWEKYHGFNPAVITGKPVEEYGARGREEATGRGVGIMAVKLLKRLNVRPDQCRTAIQGFGNVGSHAAKFLVESAFPVIAVSDLSGTYFNAKGLNISEMLSYSIKNGNQLTGYTGAERLPAEALLELDVDLLIPAALGDVIHKKNAKSIKAKTIIEAANGPVDPEADEILKARNITILPDILANAGGVTVSYFEWVQNRQHYRWSLDRVRQELDRTMSDAFENVWQQASNQRVSLRTAAFMLAISRVQRATELAGSSL; from the coding sequence ATGCGAGCGAGCGAATCGACGAATCTTTACTTTCAGCAAGCGGCAGATCATCTCAAGATGCCCGAATGGCTGAGAAAGCTTCTGCTGACGCCGAAACGTGAAGTCACAGTACAGGTCGCATTTGAACGCGACAACGGAATGATCGAAACGGTGCAAGGCTTCCGAGTTCAACACGACAATTCGCGTGGGCCGATGAAAGGTGGGCTTCGGTACCACCCCGCGGTCGACCTCGACGAAGTCCGCGCCTTGGCCGCACTGATGACCTGGAAGACTGCCGTCGTGGAGCTTCCCTATGGCGGGGCGAAAGGGGGAATTGGGATCGACCCCAAAACCCTCTCAAAAAAAGAACTCGAACGGATGACGCGAGTCTTCGTCAACGAGATTCACGAGATCGTCGGACCCGATACCGATATCCCTGCCCCCGATATGGGGACCAACTTTGAGGTGATGTCCTGGTTTAGGAATCAGTGGGAGAAATACCATGGATTCAATCCGGCCGTCATCACCGGAAAACCTGTCGAAGAGTACGGGGCCAGGGGGCGAGAGGAAGCCACCGGCCGAGGCGTCGGAATCATGGCGGTGAAGCTATTAAAGAGATTGAATGTGCGGCCCGACCAATGCCGAACCGCCATTCAAGGCTTCGGCAATGTGGGATCGCATGCCGCGAAGTTTCTGGTGGAGTCCGCGTTTCCTGTCATTGCTGTCAGCGATTTAAGCGGAACGTACTTCAACGCAAAGGGCCTAAACATCTCCGAGATGCTCTCGTATTCCATCAAGAACGGTAATCAGCTCACAGGTTATACCGGCGCCGAGCGATTGCCGGCAGAAGCTCTTCTCGAGCTCGACGTCGACCTATTGATCCCAGCCGCGCTGGGGGACGTCATTCATAAGAAGAATGCAAAGTCGATCAAAGCAAAGACAATCATCGAGGCTGCGAATGGGCCTGTCGATCCAGAGGCCGACGAGATTTTAAAGGCTCGCAATATAACTATCCTTCCCGATATTCTCGCCAATGCTGGCGGGGTAACCGTAAGCTACTTCGAGTGGGTACAGAATCGCCAACACTACCGATGGAGTTTGGATCGCGTTCGGCAGGAACTGGACCGAACGATGTCCGACGCTTTCGAAAACGTCTGGCAGCAAGCTTCCAATCAACGAGTATCCTTGCGAACAGCCGCTTTCATGCTGGCGATTTCACGCGTTCAGCGAGCCACCGAACTGGCAGGTTCCTCCCTTTAG
- a CDS encoding PmoA family protein, with the protein MPLPSPTWSISFVLLLGATECFAQNEPSDATKPVPRVQAIPQPGEEASFQIDGREVTRLHYGKEHRRAFLFPVYASRDISLTRIGHPHDPWGHSHHNSLWLAHFQVEGVDFWGDRGTKVGRVELSNLPREAFQDGDDSASVTLSLNWKTEPEEIVLLHETRKVSVHPIEDSKSWLLVMESVFTSPKGRTVTLGATPFGMAAVRMAKSIGVHDGGGRILNSEGKVNEKEVFRQPATWVDYSGRIANDPEGFAGITLLNHPKNPSHPTPYHVRDDGWMGACLNLDGAIQVSKENPLKIRYGYWIHDGVPSMEAIEKIADIFRELPLPILDAP; encoded by the coding sequence ATGCCACTCCCCTCTCCGACCTGGTCTATTTCGTTTGTATTGCTCTTAGGTGCAACAGAGTGTTTCGCTCAAAACGAGCCATCGGATGCAACGAAGCCGGTACCGCGTGTGCAGGCGATTCCGCAACCAGGGGAGGAAGCCTCGTTCCAGATCGATGGCCGAGAGGTCACTCGCTTGCACTATGGAAAAGAGCATCGAAGGGCCTTTCTCTTTCCCGTCTATGCCAGCCGGGACATCTCATTGACTCGAATCGGGCATCCTCACGACCCTTGGGGGCACAGTCATCACAATTCATTGTGGCTGGCACACTTTCAAGTGGAGGGGGTGGATTTCTGGGGAGACCGCGGTACCAAAGTAGGGCGAGTGGAGCTATCGAATCTACCGCGCGAAGCATTTCAGGACGGCGATGACTCCGCATCGGTCACGCTGTCTTTGAATTGGAAAACCGAACCCGAGGAGATCGTGCTGCTCCATGAGACTCGCAAAGTTTCGGTGCATCCCATCGAAGATAGCAAGAGTTGGTTGTTAGTCATGGAATCCGTTTTCACATCACCCAAAGGACGCACTGTAACGTTGGGGGCTACTCCCTTCGGAATGGCAGCCGTCCGCATGGCCAAATCGATCGGAGTGCACGATGGCGGAGGTCGCATCTTGAACTCCGAAGGAAAAGTGAATGAAAAAGAGGTTTTTCGCCAACCCGCAACGTGGGTCGATTACTCAGGAAGAATCGCCAACGATCCGGAGGGCTTCGCTGGGATCACTTTGCTTAACCATCCGAAGAATCCATCGCACCCGACTCCGTACCATGTCCGGGACGACGGCTGGATGGGGGCATGTTTGAACCTCGACGGAGCGATCCAGGTCAGCAAGGAGAATCCATTGAAGATTCGCTACGGATATTGGATACACGATGGCGTACCATCCATGGAAGCGATTGAGAAGATAGCCGATATCTTTCGCGAGCTCCCCCTACCAATCCTTGACGCTCCCTGA
- a CDS encoding glycosyltransferase family 4 protein, which translates to MDHSQPLGSRSNTPPVRVLVVGQTPPPFHGQAIMIQMLVEGPLPDVEIHHVRMQFSESLGEIGKVRIGKIWHLFELIARIVWCRIRFRPTILYYPPAGPNFVPLVRDAVLLFFTRWLFPTTVFHFQAAGCSELISQLKNPWKWWIRRALGAPDVAIELSEYGPPDGATLGAKRIVYIPNASKDEAHKFPRDRQVDAIQPSRILYLGTVTEEKGVSVLLDACRILLEAQTPFRLDIVGGFGSEMYRQQLEQDIASKRLQEHVTMHGQKVGQEKWNMFAQADIFCFPSYYRCESFGCVLVEAMTFSLPVVSTRWRGIPTIVSHGKNGFLAPTQDANAVAEFLTQLVNSPELRRMMGTEGRRRFEQEFTQEIFLERMRSLFLSLA; encoded by the coding sequence ATGGATCATTCACAGCCGCTAGGAAGTCGATCGAACACTCCACCGGTGCGTGTTTTGGTTGTGGGACAAACTCCCCCTCCCTTTCACGGCCAAGCCATCATGATCCAAATGCTGGTGGAAGGTCCTTTGCCCGATGTCGAAATACACCATGTCAGAATGCAGTTTTCTGAAAGTCTTGGTGAGATTGGGAAAGTGCGGATTGGCAAGATTTGGCATCTGTTCGAGTTGATCGCGAGAATTGTCTGGTGTCGAATTCGATTCCGTCCGACCATCCTGTACTACCCACCCGCCGGTCCGAACTTCGTTCCTCTGGTGAGGGACGCTGTTCTGTTGTTCTTCACTCGCTGGCTTTTTCCGACAACCGTTTTTCACTTTCAAGCGGCCGGGTGCAGTGAATTGATTTCTCAGCTTAAAAACCCCTGGAAGTGGTGGATCCGCCGCGCTCTTGGGGCTCCAGATGTTGCGATCGAGCTATCGGAATATGGTCCGCCAGACGGTGCGACTTTGGGGGCGAAACGGATCGTCTACATTCCAAATGCCTCCAAGGATGAAGCTCATAAGTTCCCACGCGACCGTCAAGTCGATGCCATTCAGCCGTCTCGGATCCTGTATCTCGGAACCGTAACCGAGGAGAAGGGAGTATCTGTTCTCTTGGACGCATGCCGTATTCTCCTCGAAGCTCAAACGCCGTTTCGATTGGATATTGTCGGTGGCTTTGGATCGGAGATGTATCGACAACAATTGGAACAGGACATTGCATCGAAGCGGTTGCAAGAGCACGTCACGATGCACGGACAAAAGGTGGGACAGGAAAAGTGGAATATGTTCGCGCAAGCGGACATCTTTTGCTTTCCCTCTTATTACCGTTGCGAATCCTTTGGCTGCGTGCTCGTCGAAGCGATGACGTTTAGCCTACCGGTCGTCAGCACGCGATGGAGAGGGATTCCAACTATCGTATCCCATGGCAAGAATGGGTTTCTTGCTCCTACCCAGGATGCAAATGCGGTTGCCGAGTTTTTAACGCAACTGGTAAACTCACCCGAGCTTCGACGAATGATGGGAACAGAGGGTAGACGACGCTTCGAACAAGAATTTACTCAAGAGATATTTCTAGAGCGAATGAGGAGTCTATTCCTGTCTCTTGCGTAA